A single region of the Triticum dicoccoides isolate Atlit2015 ecotype Zavitan chromosome 2B, WEW_v2.0, whole genome shotgun sequence genome encodes:
- the LOC119368596 gene encoding uncharacterized protein LOC119368596, with product MGLHLLAAFAAARGFAQVLHVSARLLWPINTWLPLARHMPEACAVVCGALAAHLAWLRRAYARGGTVWGLRSRDDDDVLRQAQLDVFY from the coding sequence ATGGGGCTCCACCTGCTGGCGGCGTTcgcggcggcgaggggcttcgcGCAGGTGCTCCATGTCTCAGCGCGGCTGCTGTGGCCGATCAACACCTGGCTGCCGCTCGCCCGCCACATGCCGGAGGCCTGCGCCGTCGTCTGCGGCGCGCTCGCTGCCCACCTCGCCTGGCTGCGCCGAGCCTACGCGCGCGGTGGCACCGTCTGGGGCCTCCGAAGCCGCGACGACGACGACGTCCTCCGCCAGGCGCAGCTCGACGTCTTCTACTGA